ATGACTAATGAAAATACATGGTCACGCATGACCTATTGGTGGTGGTCACTTTAGCTCTGTCGcttcagtattaaaaaaataataataaaaagtgaatGACCATTCCTGACATCCTAATTTCTCTTCAGCTTTTCAATTACGGCCGCCCAAGATCGCCATTAGTGAATGGGAATAGTGACTTCCAGTTGATGTGTTGGCGCAGTGAGCTCCCATTAGAAGTCTGCCATCACCCCCTTTTCCTTAAGTGGGCTTATTTGATAATCTACCTCTGCAGCGTTTCATTTGCACTCTGTCTAGTGAAGTGTTTGCCTTCCTGTTCCCATGGGAAAACGTCGGCGCTGTCGGGCCCGTTTTAATTTGTTCAGGTCACATTTTCCtttctgaatttttatttctgttattcaGAAGTAGCTGTTTTGCTAAGAAGCGGTCCTTCTTGATTGCCTTTCTTGACATGGCCATGCAAACCTGAAATATCCACATTATGAaggaaaggggggagatggCGTTACTCTGTTGGGTTTGAAATAGTAACCTCCAATGTGCTTTCTGTGAAGGCCGCGGTCACTGTACGAGGTCCGTAACGAAAAATGCACAACCCTCCGAGGTACTCTGGAATGGCTTATGCTGTGTTCGCAGCCTCTTCGCCGAACATCCAAGGTCAGGTTTGCCTAGTGTAATAAATGAAGCCGATATTACGACCTGCTCAACGTTCTGCATAGTGCTCGAATCCCTTGCCAGAAGCCCTGGTGTGTTCCTGTATTCTGTACTGACAGTTAAAAAGACCCTACTCTGATAATGACTCTAATGCTGTCTGAACCTGGGTTGTGTTCAAGATCACAgagtgctctgctgtgtgttcagatGAATAAACATGAGATGATTCATTTAACGGAGTCATTAAGGAAGGGACTGAACTCAATCAAAGTATATTACTGTAATAAAGAATGGAGTCACAGTAGATGTTTAAAGTGAATGTTCATCTGTAGGGAGATTCAGTCTTTCCATTTCTGAATACGGCAATCAAATACAAATCACATAGAAGAACATTGTTGAAAGCCATCCATATTTTAATTAAGGCTTTTAGAGCcctacattttcttttttttcttgaaaattgTTTGGAACTCAGTCAAGAAacagactgaaataaatacaaggTTATGCAAGTCTTATTTCTTGAAGAAGAGAGAATTTCCTGTTTCGTGCATCTAGTCAGGAAGTACGGGCAGTGTTACTAAACATCTACAGATTTGTAACACAAATGTCCATCATGGTGGTTAAGGGATAGTACTTTCAGAATTTGTAGCAGCATGGCCTTAACCCTCAGTGAGaattatttgtctttttatttgtctgaATGTACTTACTTACCCATCTTATTTCTGTGCTTGTATTCTGCTGTAGATGCAGACTGCACACATTCCTATTGTACGTGTGTGACTTTTTGTGTCTTCTGATTTCAGCTGAGTTGTCAGTAAGTGGGCCAATGATGCTTTAAAACTCAGAGGAGTTAGAGCGTTCTTATAGATTTTCCAGTCTTGCGTTTAGCTCTTTTGTGGCTAAGAATTTGACTTTTATATTtgcatgcgtctgtgtgtgcacgtgtgttttgttattgtgtCCAAGGTTTGTTTATCACACTGTATTAACTCTTTACAATAGCACGTACTGTTTAACTGGCAGGAACATGctaactgtaaaatgaaaacgTTCTTTTAAGAAGCCGTCTCGTGTTAAAGCATTTAAGTGGAGCGCAGCTGAAAGCTGCAGGCAGTGTTTGACCACAGCTCCTTGGGAAAACAGGTTCAAAATGTGGACATCTTAAATTCTCAGCATCTGCCATTCGGGACCTGACTTCCAGCACATCCAGATGCTGTGTGGCACCTGTTCCAGAAGGAAAGATAAGGGATATAAGGCCAATACAGCAAGGGCATAGAGCCTCGGGCTCAGCCAAATCCGTAATCATCACTGCGCGTAGCTCCCGGGCATTGATGTGCCTTGATTTGATGTGCTGTTACAATGAGGAGAAATGGTCTGTATTGTGCAGGAGagccccccccgcccgcccccccgccccccatttTGTCCCTGTGCTTTCTTTTCAGAATGGGGGATGAAAGCTCGCGCACTGGCGGCACGCTTTTGAAAACGCCATCGCGGGAGAGTGCCGGATCCCCCATTGTGACGCGGTAATGAAGGACATGATAGATGATGAAGCTTTGCCTGGCAGGTTGTGACTTGAGACATGTGGAggcttgcctgtgtgtgcgttGTGGCACGCCTGCTCCATCCGCCGCACGGAGACCATCGATTTCAGTCCTGGAAACGCACAAACGCTAATGCCCCCCCGTGCGGATTGATTAGGTGCTCGGTGGACAGATTTTCTCATGACACTTGTTTGAGGGTCACCAATGCCCATCAGAGTAATCGGATATCAATAACGTGttcatgggggaaaaaaaaaaaaactcatgcaACCCCATTTTGGCCTTTGATGAGGCCCCTGCTTTGAAGTGCTGTTTCACATGCGGGAGTTAGCCACATGGACCCGGCGTGGCAGGCTGTAATTACGCACAGAGCCGGCGAGGGGCTACATATCCATCTGTGGAGAATTCACTGTCTTTAATTAACCACTCATCAGGAAAAATCAATCTGCTCATCCTCCTTTTGCTGTAACGCGGTTTTGTGATCAATAAGGTGTTCTCACAGGGATGCTGCAGTGTTTGAAATGCGTTCagtctcactgttttttttttttggtggggcAAATGAAACTCCAGGTAGTTTGAATTTGcatacacactatatggacaaaagtattcggacgcctgaccattacattgtaatgacattgtaatcaaatacatatactttaatatggagttggtcccccttttgcagctataacagcttccactcttcttggaaggctttccacaagattttgagGTATTTCTGTggcaatttgtgcccattcattctgcagagcatttatgaggtcaggcactgatgttggacgagaaggcctagcttgcaatctccgttccagttcgTCCCAaaggttgaggtcagggctctgtgcgggccagtcaagttcttccacaccaaactcatcaaaccatgtctttatagtcctaTATTAGAAGAAGCCAAAATTCAAAAACCTTTTGAACCCCTTCATAGTAAAGTTCACTTGCCAACCCCATTATTAGGCTGGACATTCCAGATGTTCAGAACTACTGTATGTGCTAAGGTTTTTGCAGTTTATCACTTCTGCTGCTTCACTGGTCCTCAAATGTGCATACAGATGTAGCCAAAGCTTTAATGAATTGGTACATAGCCTGTTTTCGgttgttctgttttctgcaCACAGTATGTAACACTTCAGATGAGCATTAACCAGTGACTGTAGCGTTCTGTTTGACATTTGAAGCCAGCCATCTAAGTAgggtctctgctctcctccatATGCTACAGTGGCTACCGGGGGCCGATTGTTACCCGCAGACCTCTTGTGCGCAGATATCTTCAGTTCAGGCGAAGGCCTGATCCATCTGTCTTAATCTGCGAGCTGAACAGCGTGAACTCTGTGAAACAGTGGCCCGCCAAGCGccagctgctgttcctctctcccGCTAATCCCTACCAACTGTGTactatgaaatatttacagcGACGTGTGCTTTGTGTTCTTCTCACATTAGTTTGTTatttctgcctcttcctcctcctacATTTCATTCTCACGTATAGTcaccttttgcatttttggCGAAAACCTGGAGGGTGTGGTGCCATTTGCAGATCTCACCTTCTCACGCCTTCtctcatttttaaatctttgttttgtcatttaacttCAAATTAGTTACAGCAAATGaaattgttgtttgtttgaagtGAGAACACCTCTGTTGTTACTCCTTTACTGAGTTACTTTCGGTTGAGGTGCCATCACGGTGAGTGGCATGTAGCTTAATGTCTGATGCATCTTAGAGATAAGGGTTAGATTGGGTCCATGGAACAattttgtgtaagtgtgtgtgtgtttttcttctcccccccccccccccccatgtatTTGCAAGGTTGCCATAGTATCGGCACTCAGAGCTCTCGCTGTTCTCCTTTTAGGCTTGTGGCTTTTGTCTATGAAATTGAAATAAGCCTGGCTGATTTAAAGCACATCTTCCCCATGCTGTGAAAGATGAACTGCAGGGGTTTACTCAGTTGCAAGAAGTGACTTTTTTCTGGTCTTAATCCATCATGCAGTGTCTTTCTTTGTGCTCTGTGCTTCTTCACCCGTTTCATATGCCCTCGGGAGATTAAACGTAACCTATCGATGACAGATATAATACATATCTTGGTGAAATCCCATTCATTTATTGCCTTCAAATATTGTAATTGTGTGGTACAAAAATTTGAAGAGAATGTGCAGTTTGTAGTGAATACAGTTTTTAGAAAGCTAGAGTCACAATGATACCTGATGTCCACATGTTTTTAGAAGACTTCCTACAGAGAGAAGTCTTCTAAAATCTGTGTGAACTTCTTAATGCAGTGTCGTTGGGGTCCCCTTATATGAGGTGTTGGGATGTTAAACCAGTCCGGAAGTTCAGTGTCAGGGCATCCAGTTTCAGGGGGGTTCACAGTCTCCATGCATCCATACTGTCTAACAGCATCACAGCGAGGTTTAAGAGCAAGGAAATTCTACTGAGGCTGCATAGCTAATGTGCGGTACAACTGAAGCATCATTTGTGCTACTAAATAGTTTGACAGTGTATTGAAAATTTGTAGAGCAGTAGGtgaagatttatttaaaatgtcaggtATATAAAAGCAGGCCTTATCAATTATTTAAGCATCACTGGCCATTATTTCAAACCTGAAAGCAGAGCTTGTGTTGTGCTTTAACAAGCATTTAAATACACCACACTCCAGTTCTAAAATGAGGACATTTATACATTCTTCATGTTGACTTGTGCGTCACCACGCAGAGAGGAAGTGGTATATCCCTCAGCTTCTCTGATGAGGGTCTTTCCCATCCAGTAAGGCGGGGGATTTAATGCACTTGAGTGGAGTTGTCACATTGCTGCAAACATCTGCATATTAAGAAGCTCGCTGCAAAATTGATACTGATGGTATGGAGACATGGTGACATGGTATGgtagtgctgctgctgcaaaaaaagACATCTGGGATACTGGTAAGATTGTTTCCCGATGGAAAACGGAAGATGCTGCCGGCAAGGGGAGTCAAACACGAGAGGGGAGTAACAGAAGCAGCTGACGGATTCCGCGGCTCCCCCCGTGTCCTGGGAGGAAGGAATGAGGGGGCGGGCGGAGGAGATGACAGACGCTCGTCCCTGTTGCATTCGGGCTCGTGGTGGGCGACCACGTGTCCACGCCCCTGCTCAGCGCTCTGCTGCTCTCTTCACAGGCCTTCCAGTTAAGAGTCCCTAATTCTCCAGGATTATTTGTCCCCTTCTTATTACTataagaggaaggaggaggcagagagcaaTGCTGTGAAGACTCATAATGATGTAAATTAATGTGAGACTATGCGAGAAATATAGGCCTATCTAATCACACTCTGAAAATTACATCCACACCGCCCCAGGCCCGAGTTGATTCTTTGCATTTTCACAGCGCTACACGGTAGCGAGAGGAAATCTCTGCGGTAGCGTTTGCGATTATTAAAACCATTTCGGACCGATTCAAGCGGGTCAGGTTCCGCTTTCCTAACATGTGGCGTCGTCGTCTAGCTATGATTAAAAGTTGCACTACTCCATCAGCATCATAGCGCCGCTTTAATCCCGTTCAGGAGGAAGAAACAAATGACTCCAGCAGTTATCATAGCCCCACGCTCCACATAAGAATTGCTTGCCATGACACCTGGCATGGCAGGTTTGTTTCGGATTTGGTCAATTAATGAACGTGCCGGATTGGCAGTGTACTCCTCTTGTATTGCTTTTTGTGTGCTAGAATACATTTTCTGGTCTGGTGCTGACACGCTTTCTCTTGACACATTATAATTGATGTCTTACAGCAGCCCTATAGCAGGGTGGAGGGGAAATTACAGTGCTTTACAGGAAAGAAATGTATTCTGACACAGAAATCATTCGCTGTGGCTGCCGGGGTATTGTGTGAGGTTCGCACCTGCACGCGGTTGACACCACCTAGTCAACACTCTGTAATTCAGTTAGCTTAATTAAGTCAAGTTGACTAGACCTGCAGGCATGGGATTTTGGCAAAGTATCTGCTTATGCGACTGGGCTGATGTGTTCTCCGGGTGACTGTGTTATATATGAAGACGATTTGTCACTGTTATGGTGCTCTGAGTGTACAGTAGGCTTGAGGGTAGGCTAGTTTTGAAAAACTCATCTTTTGTTCTTTAAAGAGAAAATTGTCTCTTTTTTATCACGCATGGCCTTGAGTATGTATGCAACATTTAGCATGTAGATATACTGaataatatatttaagtatTCAGTATATtcaagcattacattattgtcatttagcagagcctcttatccagagtgacatacatgttatccatttatacagttagatATTTATGGCAAGGGTGAATTGTATAATGTTTCGGCTATCCTGGTCTCAAACAAAAACCTCTGGTAAGATCATTTTTCCCTTAGTATTGTTGTGTTGAAAGTGAATAATCAATTGCACTTATCAGCAAAACAGATTGAATCTATTCCAATAGTTACCACACCCAAAAATATGTTCTGTGAGAGGCTCTCATTTTAAGACTGTTAGCCTGTTCAGACAGTAGCTGCACCTTTCTCTTCCTTGTACAATTGGTTTTAAATGACTTGTGGATTCACTCTTTTAGGGAATGGCACAGCAAACAGGCTTTGGTCGGAGGTATATGAGAGCCTTTGTCAGTGGCTTCTTCGTGGCTGTTCCAGTGACGGTGACAGTTCTGGACAGGCTGGCATATGTTGCCCGAGTGGAGGGGGCATCAATGCAGGTGAGTTCCcatttctcctctttttaaaaaaatctctcaaCTTCCTTAATAAAAGGTGGGGTAATCGCAGATACATCAGTGCTTTTTTTGCTCCTGGTCCACACCTAATTCCTTCCCTTTATTGTAATGCCTTTTGCATGTACACAGCCTGACACCCATCACATGGCCTCACTCCAATTAAGGATCCATATGGTCTTTGCAAGGAGTATGTCTGTCAATGCCAAAAAATGTCAGACTGTAATTACAGCCACGCTACATTTGCAAAATAATGGGATTGCAggtatgtaatgtttttatctGATGGTTTTTATCATAGCATGTTTATAAAGGGGGCattattgccttttttatttatttttttaaattgtatataGATGTAAGAAGCATATTCTCATTTTCCATTTCGCTGGAATATCATCTCATTTCTCACAGCAATATACATGCTTATGTATATTGCGCGTGATATGCAAGGAGGCCAAGCGAATCGCAGCCAGAATAAATAGCTTCCTTTTCACTTCAGAGTCTGATTtattatgcatgtgttttggAGAAAGGTATCACAATATAGGGAGAAAACAGTAGGCCATCCTCGAGTCACCAGTCAAGGCCGCTCCGTGAAGGCGTGCGGGTGCCAGCACATCTTCAAATGCTCGTTACACACTTCTTTCaaatttgattttcaaaagcacaatggaaaatgaaagctatACCATGGCACTTCCTGTAGAGGAGTGGAGTGGGGAGATTTCTTGGATTTGAATCTCTTGAAAGGACAACTGTTGCTTGTGTAACTTTAGTGGATACACTGCTGTTCTCCTGTACTGGAAGTCGCTCTTGACAAGAGAATTTGCTagattaatgtaatgtaatagattGTAAATGTGAGAGtgaatgcaaacaaaattttcctttcctttcactGAAAACTacagaaactgaactgaaactttTGATTCTCCTCAATATTGTGTTGTTATTCACAATGAACTACAGTATAAAGAATCCTTCACACTGTATGATGATCTGTTACTCTGCAGTTCtatctatatttttaaatatatatttttatttcaaacttcCCAAAGGAAGAGCTGTGATCAAAGAGTACTTT
The sequence above is a segment of the Megalops cyprinoides isolate fMegCyp1 chromosome 23, fMegCyp1.pri, whole genome shotgun sequence genome. Coding sequences within it:
- the LOC118770692 gene encoding mitochondrial inner membrane protease subunit 2-like; amino-acid sequence: MAQQTGFGRRYMRAFVSGFFVAVPVTVTVLDRLAYVARVEGASMQPFLNPEGEMSSDIVLLNRWSVRNYQVQRGDIVSVL